A single genomic interval of Xyrauchen texanus isolate HMW12.3.18 chromosome 40, RBS_HiC_50CHRs, whole genome shotgun sequence harbors:
- the fbxl15 gene encoding F-box/LRR-repeat protein 15 produces MTNNVCGSEERLCMEQNLDESVQCGRCQLLDLPWEDVLVTHVFCYLPLRHLVSLQRVSKSFHSLIQVYLANCHTFDPAQTGPHIPKEAFCSMLRHNQVLHHISIHNCSDWITDKELLPVIGQNQHLLRMDMRGCVHLSRHALVAVSLSCPRLQHLTLAHCEWVDSLALRSLADHCADLRSLDLTACRQLKDEVVCYLAGKCPALRSLSVAVNANITDIAVEEVAKRCRELEKLDLTGCLRVRNEAIRTVAEYCPKLQSLKVNHCHNVTESSLGVLRHRNVEIDVEPPLQRALVLLQDIVGFAPFINLQI; encoded by the exons ATGACTAACAATGTTTGTGGATCAGAGGAGAGACTTTGCATGGAGCAAAACCTCGATGAAAGCGTGCAATGCGGCAG GTGTCAGCTGCTGGATCTGCCCTGGGAGGATGTGTTAGTTACGCATGTGTTCTGTTACCTGCCGCTGCGTCACCTGGTCAGCCTGCAGCGGGTCAGCAAGAGTTTTCACTCTCTCATACAGGTGTACCTGGCCAACTGCCATACCTTTGATCCCGCACAG ACGGGACCTCACATTCCTAAAGAAGCGTTCTGCTCAATGCTTCGCCACAATCAAGTTCTCCACCACATCTCCATCCACAACTGCTCTGATTGGATCACTGACAAAGAGCTGCTGCCTGTGATTGGTCAGAACCAGCACCTGCTGCGCATGGACATGCGTGGCTGCGTTCATCTTAGCCGTCACGCGCTGGTCGCGGTGTCTCTGAGCTGCCCGCGCCTGCAGCACTTGACCCTGGCACACTGCGAGTGGGTGGACAGCCTGGCACTGCGCAGCCTCGCGGATCACTGCGCAGACCTGCGCTCGCTGGACCTGACTGCCTGCAGACAGCTAAAGGATGAGGTCGTGTGCTACTTGGCGGGAAAGTGCCCAGCACTGCGGTCGCTGTCCGTAgctgtaaatgccaacatcacgGATATAGCGGTGGAGGAAGTGGCTAAACGGTGCAGAGAGTTGGAGAAGCTGGATCTCACGGGGTGCTTGCGAGTACGAAATGAAGCGAtcag GACGGTGGCCGAGTACTGTCCCAAACTGCAGTCTCTTAAAGTGAACCACTGTCACAATGTAACAGAGTCCAGTCTTGGCGTTTTGCGCCACCGCAACGTAGAGATCGATGTTGAACCGCCCCTGCAGAGGGCGCTAGTGCTGCTGCAGGACATCGTGGGATTCGCCCCATTTATTAACCTGCAGATCTAA
- the gpx9 gene encoding glutathione peroxidase 9 produces MAPNSVHDFTVETLEGKAVPLSIFRGKVLLVVNVATFUGSTVEEYHRMNALMNTFGDLNFTVLGFPCNQFGLQAPEENHEMFDVLKYVRPGGGYIPKFPIFSKIEVNGCNEDPLYAFLKESLPFVNPIIGDVRKLYWSPMKVNDIRWNFEKFLITTDGVPYKRYDLHCPFGEVEKDIAALLQGIHPS; encoded by the exons ATGGCACCAAATTCTGTCCACGACTTCACAGTGGAGACTCTGGAGGGAAAGGCCGTCCCGCTCAGCATCTTCAGAGGAAAAGTTCTGCTCGTTGTGAACGTGGCGACCTTCTGAGGGTCCACCGTTGAGGAG TATCACAGGATGAATGCACTCATGAACACATTTGGAGACCTGAACTTCACTGTACTTGGATTCCCCTGCAATCAGTTTGGACTACAAGCACCTG AGGAGAACCATGAAATGTTTGATGTTCTGAAGTATGTAAGACCAGGAGGAGGTTACATCCCAAAGTTTCCCATCTTCAGTAAGATTGAAGTGAACGGCTGTAATGAAGACCCACTGTACGCCTTCCTGAAG GAATCTCTGCCGTTTGTAAATCCCATCATCGGGGATGTCAGGAAGCTCTACTGGTCTCCCATGAAGGTGAATGACATCCGTTGGAACTTTGAGAAGTTTCTCATCACCACCGATGGAGTTCCTTACAAACG GTATGAtcttcattgtccatttggagagGTGGAGAAAGATATTGCAGCACTCCTGCAGGGAATCCATCCATCATAA